From Pongo pygmaeus isolate AG05252 chromosome 2, NHGRI_mPonPyg2-v2.0_pri, whole genome shotgun sequence, a single genomic window includes:
- the EEF1AKMT4 gene encoding EEF1A lysine methyltransferase 4 produces the protein MASPGAGRAPPELPERNCGYREVEYWDQRYQGAADSAPYDWFGDFSSFRALLEPELRPEDRILVLGCGNSALSYELFLGGFPDVTSVDYSSVVVAAMQARYAHVPQLRWETMDVRKLEFPSASFDVVLEKGTLDALLAGERDPWTVSSEGVHTVDQVLSEVSRVLVPGGRFISMTSAAPHFRTRHYAQACYGWSLRHATYGSGFHFHLYLMHKGGELSVAQLALGAQILSPPRPPTSPCFLQDSDHEDFLSAIQL, from the exons ATGGCCTCTCCTGGGGCCGGTAGGGCGCCTCCGGAGTTACCTGAGCGGAACTGCGGGTACCGCGAAGTCGAGTACTGGGATCAGCGCTACCAAGGCGCAGCCGATTCTGCCCCCTACGATTGGTTCGGGGACTTCTCCTCCTTCCGTGCCCTCCTAGAGCCGGAGCTGCGGCCCGAGGACCGTATCCTTGTGCTAG GTTGCGGGAACAGTGCCCTGAGCTACGAGCTGTTCCTCGGAGGCTTCCCTGATGTGACTAGTGTGGACTACTCGTCTGTCGTGGTGGCTGCCATGCAGGCTCGCTATGCCCATGTGCCGCAGCTGCGCTGGGAGACCATGGATGTGCGGAAGCTGGAGTTCCCCAGTGCTTCTTTCGATGTGGTGCTCGAGAAGGGCACGCTAGATGCCCTGCTGGCTGGGGAACGAGATCCCTGGACCGTGTCCTCTGAAGGTGTCCACACTGTGGACCAGGTGTTGAGTGAG GTGAGCCGCGTGCTGGTCCCTGGAGGCCGGTTCATCTCAATGACTTCTGCTGCCCCCCACTTTCGGACCAGACACTATGCCCAAGCCTGTTATGGCTGGTCCCTGAGGCATGCTACCTATGGCAGCGGTTTCCACTTCCATCTCTACCTCATGCACAAGGGCGGGGAGCTCAGTGTGGCCCAGCTGGCTCTGGGGGCCCAAATCCTTTCTCCCCCTAGACCTCCCACCTCACCTTGCTTCCTTCAGGACTCAGATCATGAGGACTTCCTTAGTGCCATTCAGCTCTGA